A DNA window from Synergistota bacterium contains the following coding sequences:
- the mreD gene encoding rod shape-determining protein MreD: protein MWWLVAVFLALSVEGALSVFMGALTPDIVLVVVFLFACARGGIGAIFLAFGAGLMLDLRWEPIVGLSSAYLSIAVYLIDAIYRSARVKSRSIRYLGAFLFLALFYAFKFAFYSLLNVEYDVSYLVLLGRIAIDIIIFGIGLIILGRGKSLAI from the coding sequence ATCTGGTGGCTTGTAGCTGTCTTTTTAGCCCTTTCGGTTGAAGGGGCTTTATCAGTTTTTATGGGAGCCTTAACTCCCGATATAGTTTTGGTTGTAGTTTTTCTTTTTGCTTGCGCTCGAGGGGGAATTGGTGCAATATTTCTTGCTTTCGGGGCAGGATTGATGCTTGATCTAAGGTGGGAACCGATTGTGGGTTTAAGCTCCGCTTATCTCAGCATTGCGGTTTATCTTATAGATGCTATCTATCGCTCAGCTCGCGTTAAATCCCGAAGCATCAGATACTTAGGTGCGTTTCTATTCTTGGCCTTATTTTACGCTTTTAAGTTTGCCTTTTATAGCTTGCTCAATGTGGAATACGACGTGAGCTATCTTGTGCTTTTAGGAAGAATTGCCATAGATATAATCATATTTGGGATTGGTCTGATAATCCTCGGACGAGGAAAAAGCCTTGCGATATGA
- the mrdA gene encoding penicillin-binding protein 2: protein MRTKRLFTLMLIYAILIFLLIGRLWYIQVVMGEHYKSVAQGNRIKLLRLKATRGLIYDISGAPLAVNLPSFGLSLIPASLGDDDSLKRFIKGLSDEIGVPYREIWRNYRRRVRSRYWPVLLVDNLTLPQIVDIRDWLSSHSFLSVEAGSRRFYPWGDLFSHVLGYTAEISERELKLYGDMGYRGGDQIGKMGLEKVYEEYLRGIDGYEEVEVDALGREVSILDRLPPRRGYDLILNIDRHLQKVAYDALGNNRGCVILMNPEDGAVLALVSKPSFDPNRFVWGIDPYEWRSIMKNPLHPMLNRATQAELPPGSLFKVITAMTALSEGVTSARRRILCTGSIKIGNRVFKCWKEGGHGWVDIYQAIAHSCNIYFYTVGRELGIKKLSRYAEACGFGRKTGIDLASEARGFVPTPSWKKKRLKEPWYPGDTVNLSIGQGYLLVTPIQMACLVSAIANGGTIFKPRIARALRDSNGNLIKRFGPMVSMKLPFSESIIDQVRRGMRLAVREGTARVLSTMRIKVAGKTGSAQNPSGKEHAWFMGFAPYNDPSVAIVVMVEEGGAGGAVAAPIAKKVLKFYFRRYGNGGGKV, encoded by the coding sequence ATGAGGACGAAGAGACTCTTTACTTTGATGCTGATTTATGCTATTTTGATTTTTCTACTTATAGGAAGACTATGGTATATTCAGGTTGTTATGGGAGAGCACTATAAATCAGTTGCTCAAGGCAACAGGATTAAGCTTCTTCGGCTTAAGGCTACGCGAGGCTTGATTTATGACATAAGCGGTGCTCCCTTAGCCGTTAATTTGCCCTCTTTTGGCCTTTCTCTCATTCCTGCATCGCTTGGTGATGATGATTCCCTTAAGCGTTTTATAAAAGGGCTTTCTGATGAAATAGGAGTTCCTTATAGGGAAATTTGGAGGAACTACAGAAGAAGAGTTCGTTCTCGATACTGGCCAGTTCTACTTGTGGATAATCTGACGCTTCCTCAGATAGTTGATATAAGAGATTGGCTATCATCGCATAGTTTTCTGAGTGTAGAGGCTGGCAGTAGAAGGTTTTACCCATGGGGAGACCTCTTTTCTCACGTTTTGGGATACACAGCAGAGATTTCTGAAAGAGAGCTCAAGCTCTATGGGGATATGGGGTATAGAGGTGGAGATCAGATAGGAAAGATGGGACTTGAAAAGGTTTATGAGGAATATCTAAGGGGAATAGACGGATACGAAGAAGTTGAGGTCGATGCTTTGGGTAGGGAGGTTTCCATCCTTGATAGATTGCCTCCAAGGAGAGGCTATGACTTAATCCTAAACATAGATAGGCATCTTCAAAAGGTTGCTTATGACGCTCTTGGGAATAATAGAGGATGCGTTATATTGATGAATCCTGAGGATGGGGCTGTTTTAGCCTTGGTTTCAAAGCCTTCTTTTGACCCGAATAGGTTCGTTTGGGGTATAGATCCTTATGAATGGAGATCTATAATGAAAAATCCTCTTCATCCGATGCTAAATAGAGCAACGCAAGCCGAGCTTCCCCCGGGGTCTCTCTTTAAGGTTATAACTGCGATGACAGCGCTTTCCGAGGGGGTAACCTCTGCAAGGCGGAGGATACTCTGTACGGGCTCTATCAAGATAGGTAATAGGGTTTTCAAATGCTGGAAGGAGGGAGGACATGGCTGGGTTGATATATATCAAGCTATAGCTCATTCCTGTAACATTTACTTTTACACCGTTGGCAGAGAGCTTGGAATAAAAAAGCTATCAAGATATGCTGAAGCGTGCGGTTTCGGTAGAAAAACGGGGATAGATCTCGCTTCGGAAGCGCGGGGTTTCGTTCCGACTCCCTCGTGGAAAAAAAAGAGATTAAAGGAACCTTGGTATCCGGGTGATACGGTCAATTTGTCCATAGGGCAGGGATATCTTCTTGTAACGCCTATTCAGATGGCATGCCTTGTTTCCGCTATAGCGAATGGTGGGACAATCTTTAAGCCGAGAATAGCCCGTGCCTTACGCGATTCTAATGGGAACTTGATTAAAAGATTCGGGCCTATGGTCTCTATGAAACTCCCATTTTCAGAAAGTATAATAGATCAGGTTAGAAGGGGTATGAGGCTCGCGGTGAGAGAGGGAACTGCTCGCGTTCTTTCCACGATGAGAATAAAGGTTGCTGGAAAGACGGGAAGTGCTCAAAATCCCAGCGGGAAGGAGCACGCATGGTTTATGGGGTTTGCTCCATATAATGATCCGTCGGTTGCGATAGTGGTTATGGTAGAAGAAGGAGGAGCAGGCGGAGCGGTTGCAGCACCGATAGCTAAGAAGGTGCTTAAGTTTTACTTCAGGAGGTATGGAAATGGGGGCGGTAAAGTTTAA
- the minD gene encoding septum site-determining protein MinD — MGEVYVITSGKGGVGKTTVTANLGVGLALKGAKVVTVDADIGLRNLDVVLGLENRIVFHLVDVVEGNCRLEQALVRDKRVERLFLLPAAQTRTKEAVTADQMIAICAKLKERFDYVLIDSPAGIETGFRNAAVGADKAIVVTTPEVSAVRDADRIIGMLESMGKGMPHLIINRIKPEMVEKGDMLSVNDVLDVLAIPLLGIVPEDEEVIVATNRGEPIILKEDSLASRAFRNIVSRLKGEDVPLMKLIPKKSTGFWGKIKQILRVGE, encoded by the coding sequence ATGGGAGAGGTTTACGTTATAACTTCCGGAAAGGGAGGGGTGGGCAAGACAACGGTAACCGCTAACCTTGGGGTAGGACTGGCTTTAAAGGGAGCTAAGGTGGTAACGGTCGATGCGGATATAGGCTTGAGAAATCTCGATGTGGTACTTGGCCTGGAGAATCGCATTGTTTTCCATCTGGTTGACGTCGTTGAGGGGAACTGTAGACTTGAGCAGGCTCTTGTTAGAGATAAAAGGGTAGAAAGGCTATTTTTGCTTCCTGCTGCTCAAACAAGGACGAAGGAAGCAGTTACTGCTGATCAGATGATAGCTATATGTGCTAAGCTTAAAGAGAGATTTGATTATGTTCTAATAGATAGCCCTGCTGGTATAGAGACTGGTTTTAGAAACGCTGCTGTGGGAGCGGATAAAGCAATAGTGGTAACCACACCGGAGGTTTCCGCAGTCAGAGATGCTGATAGGATAATAGGGATGCTCGAAAGTATGGGCAAGGGAATGCCTCACCTTATAATCAACAGGATAAAGCCAGAAATGGTGGAAAAGGGAGATATGCTTAGCGTTAATGATGTTCTTGATGTACTTGCTATACCGCTTCTTGGTATAGTTCCCGAAGATGAGGAAGTGATAGTAGCAACTAATCGTGGTGAACCGATAATTTTGAAAGAGGATAGCCTTGCTTCCCGTGCCTTTAGGAATATAGTCTCAAGGTTAAAGGGAGAGGATGTCCCTCT